From Sphaeramia orbicularis chromosome 21, fSphaOr1.1, whole genome shotgun sequence:
TGACACATCCTAGTGCTGGATACAAACAGCAGATGAACAGCCCACCAATATTACCCATATTTTGTCACAATAATAACAAACGTTTTGCTGTTTCTGCCATTAGGGAAAAAGTGCACATATGGCCACAAGTGCAAGTTTTACCACCCTGAGAGGGGCAGCCATCCACAGCGATCTGTGGCTGATGAGCTCCGTGCCAGTGCCAAAATGTCATCAGTAGCTTCCAGAGGCCTGCTGGAAGATGCCCTGATGGTGATGAGCCAAAGTTCCGGTCAACTGGATGCCATGGCAGAGGCTGAGGTTTGTCGGAGCACTCCAAAGAAACAGCCAAACCTCACTGACCTCCTGGAGGACAGGATCCGAGGCCTGTCCAAGATGGAGGCCCGTAgggggagcagcagcagcagcagtagctgtAGTAGCAGCTTCTTAGGTCTTTCTGCTCCAGGAGGGCCACCGTCATCAGCAAGTCTGGACCGATGGGAGTACATGGGGAACTCCAGGCCTTCCATAGCCTCAGGACCAAACCAGGCTGAAACACTCAACAGATGTGAGTCCCCAGAGGTGGGCTACAGCTCACTGGTGAAGGCCTACTCTAGTCTAAGTCTTACAGTCCCACAGAGTCCGGAACGCTTCTCCCCAGCTGACCTTCGAGCTGGATCACTGCTCTCAGACTGCAGCAGTGAGGAGAGCACAGACTCTTTCTCCCCAGACCCGGTTCTAGATGATGGTCCAAAGTGTCGCCACCTTCATCACCATTATCACTGTGGTGGCCCCTACCCCACCAGCCGTCCAGAACTGGGCCAACACAGTCCTCATGGGCCTTCCATCTCTCAAACAAAACCACAAGGCTTTGGCTTGGATGACCTACCATTGACCTTCACATCTCCTTACACCTCTCCGCATCCCTTCAAACCCACTTCAGCCAAATACATCCCACCCCTCCTTCAGCACCCCTCCTCACTCAGCAGTTTTTCCAGGGAGTTCTCAGCAAGACCACCCCAAATGCCCCCCTCTCAGAGTTCCCCCTTGGGCCACCTTTGGCAGGAGGGTGGGGTTCAGGACTCCAGAGTGTATCAAGGATCCCCACTTCAATCTAGGAGAAGTTACTCTGGGATAAACCAACAACCTCAACTCCAGATGAACTGGGACCCCCCGTTACCAGCAGAAGCCATGCTATGACACCTTCGCTTTACAGAGCCTTCCAGATGTCCATGAGAAACCGTGGCACTCTCCTTGGGGCAGGCATTCCTCACCATGTGGCTTTTCTGCACCACCAATCCCACAGGTGACCAGTAGTCCATCCATCCCCACCCATAAAAGCCAcccacccccactcccacccccagCACACCAGCACCAGAAGTCCTCTGGCTTAGGTCGATATCAGGATCTGAGGGAGAGGTTGTTTATTAATTTGTGTGGTATCTTTCCTCCAGATCTGGTTAGATTGGTAATGACTAGGAACCCTCATATGATGGATGCTCAGGAGCTTGCAGCTGCCATTTTGATGGTAAAATTACAGCACAGTTAAAGGTAATGACACATGCGTATGGACAGACTAATAATGCAGATGAAAAGCACATTATTTAAAGCTCTTTACGCTGTCAATGGGCTGCTTTTTCAATGCAGGGATATTGTCCATTATTTTTAAAGGTATTTTTCGTAAAAGGGAAATCCCAAATCTGCAATGTTACTGAATATGCCTGCTTAAGCACTTAAGATCAGGAAAGACTggagttattgttgttatttgagCTGTTTAGGTTGATTCAGAACACATACCCGCTTAGGGAGGCTTTCTGTGTTTCAAGAATGACAGTGttgtttgttaaaattaatttatttgttacATCTTAACTTATTACTTTTATAATTTGGGAAATTATTCTGTTTTCTGCACTTGATAttgttgtgttttctgttttgttttttttgttttttttttggcaatcaTATCAGGGTTTCAATACATCTCAAAGCAATAATCTCCATTTTAGTCATATGCCTGTGTTTCAGTTACTACAATGACGGCACAGGGTAAGTAACAGAATGTAATAAACTGTAAAACATCAATGCCACATTTAAAGTATATTCCTACAGTATTTATTGCTTATATTAGCTCAGTGGATGTCTTCAGGTACTAACAGGTGGCAGATCAGATGCTGTGGTGAGATTTTGTGAATTTCCCCAACAGGGAAGTGAAACTTAAGTGGCAGCCGCAAAAAGAGAAAGCAAAAACTCCTCTCAAAAACCCCAAGCTGTCGTTAGCTTTGAACTCAGTGTATTTCCTTTGCTAGGATAACCCTGTCAGCTGACTTCACGCTTTATCAGCTGTcggaaaacattaaacaaaacacatcctgtgttttttcttttcaggctTCAAACCATACACACATAACAAGCTATCAAGAGAAAAACATGATATAGGTAGAATAAAAATTGATGGTATCCTTTTATTCTTAATTTAATATTATGTGTtaatttattgcattttttatgtgtgtgaatgtCTGTGGTGTGTGAGACACAGGGTCTCCTTTGTCAGTGGTGTCACCACTAGAGAGGATTTAGCAGCTTTGGACAGGGTAGAACTCGTTTATGCCCTTCAATAAAATATGCAGTTTTGCAGTAAATGACTCAAACCAACATGCAAGAGCTGACAAACCAAACACAACTGTCTTCAGTTCTCCAGTCTCCTCTCTGAGACATTAATCATTAGATCAGTTAAATCAGTGGGTGGAGCCAAAGAACCACACGGGTGGTTTATTTATACTACACTGACTTCTTTGTGAAACATTTTACAGTGTGTCAGCGCACTGCAGAAGTGTGATATTGCACCTATCCATCTGTTCTCTGGTCTGAGCCTTCATCTGCTGTTCCTCTATAATAGTGGGATTCCTTCACCTCAGGAACTAAATTATTGATCCACAACCACAGAGCAGAGAATAAACAGTCCTGAAAGAGATGTACAACACACATGCAACAATATAAGAAGGCAAAACCAATTTCTAATGATttatttctgtttaaaagttacaTTGTACTTAATTATATATGGGCAGGTGATAAATTAATGGAAAAACCTGACAGGAGTAGTTTACTCTATGACAAAGCAACCATTTATCAGATATTAGGGTGGAATGATAAGTCTGAAAATAGTGTAAAATACGTGTCGTTGCTTCACATTCACAGATGACAGATATTGAACGTCACTCTCCACATCTaccatcaaaacaccaaatgatAGACTATCTTTTCTTAGAATGGTGTTCATCGGTTCAGAGCTCACACATGGTAGAGTCAATACCAAACAGCACTGATGCTGGGATGAACCTTATGCTGcgttccactacgtggtaccagctcgactcaacttgactcggcctttttgcgtttccattacataaaagaacctggaatctggtactcagTACTACTTTTCTAGTACTTGCTCGgccaaggttccaaaatgggtaaagagatattaaaatgtgacgtgtaaacactgcagatcactgattggtcagagagttgtctctgtgccattgcgtcatcaatgcgtgacacgtcatttaaaaaaaaaaacagatctgtaagtttacagtaaatataccagtaggtcagtggcgatttctcatagactgcaagggaagctcggcttcccctaaaattatgaaaattaaatggttaaatatgtacagttgtgttgacaattcattgactacaaatgtgttagaacatgttcatctcacagacgagttcgttcagaatcactctcatgttcacttctcatacattcccgttgcgctttTCTCATGCGATCTCTACTCAGTGCATTTGCTCGTAGACgttcagtgtccatgcacttcaatgggactgagtggaacagtttttttcattgccccaaaactggacggtaattggataaatgccacgatgttgtcccgctcccggacgctcggcgtctctgggggtgaatggagctgtgggcggagctcggctgggctggacaccgggcttcctcgcgctgattggaggatcagtcaaaaggctgaatcccgtttgattgacagctagtttgagatctactccttcactgacacagttcagtttaatactgtcgcacattctgctgtgaaatcaagagagaaaccactacgaaattactcattcatttcttgcgctgtaaataaaacacactcattgtacttccttgtttcaatttaacataatttcagtgttttcttgtttacttggtacgataaggtcactgaccattttcttaaaaaggaacggagggacgaatttatgtttaaataacctgacaattttttatgtaagccgacaatgagctttccctctctgaaagacgagcagctgccactgcagtaggttaatccatgataacagcccacaaaactacaccatggttggtcgaggaggttcagaaatttctgtccttggtggttgatgaaaagattcagcgtgagcttgatgagacaacatgcaacaagcaagtttatcagcaactctctgagcagtcTAGtctgacatccaggtactctaaagtcagtagtatcctgtaatggaaacggtctccaggaatagtacctggtacccgagtcaagtcaagtcgagctggtttcatgtggtggaaacgcagcattagtcatGTTTAACATCACCCGAGTAAGACGCTGAAAACTgacttttcctttaatttgtcacctgtctgtacATTCACTAACAGCagcgggaaaaaaaaacaaaacataaaatctgGTTTGACTTTCAGTTAATGAACTTTAAGGTTTTCTGATCATATTTCTTGGCCTACAAAGTCTTCATCTCAACAGCTTTTAATACTTTACATTCTGAAGGAAATGTAACTAAAACTAAAAggatagtactttttttttttttttttacattatttcttACTACAACTAAAAAGCCTGCGCACTTAAAAACGTTCACTTTCTTGACTTTATATTCAATATGCGTGCATGTGCCAAaaccatgcattttttttttctgcaagcaCAAACCAAAATCCTGAAACTGATGCACCAACATGGAATGCTGCCATTATGAATTACAGTAATT
This genomic window contains:
- the LOC115412350 gene encoding LOW QUALITY PROTEIN: probable ribonuclease ZC3H12C (The sequence of the model RefSeq protein was modified relative to this genomic sequence to represent the inferred CDS: inserted 2 bases in 1 codon) — its product is MGLKDHLEDGTGHILSLGLDLDYLHVEGAERQAGVSAAAGAAHTGEEEAVGAGVQNNRSSSISSSSTSYSTQSNSSSSSSCSYFSEESAVSDSEDERAHIVSCSASQNPNHGEPALHQESTSVCPPVRLDLAPNQSPGDPPQPKPSSPDSDHVSDCRTKVEFALKLGYSEELVLLVLRKLGPDALINDILGELVKLGTKTEMEQQGGGGGGDLAVAQSPSSSMSPSLACSSSSSTSSLDTYRLLCPSQLLDNKENLRPVVVDGSNVAMSHGNKEVFSCQGIQLAVDWFLERGHRDITVFVPAWRKEQSRPDALITDQEILRRLEKEKILVFTPSRRVQGRRVVCYDDRFIVKLAYESDGIIVSNDNYRDLANEKPEWKKFIDERLLMYSFVNDKFMPPDDPLGRHGPSLENFLRKKPVIPEHRKQPCPYGKKCTYGHKCKFYHPERGSHPQRSVADELRASAKMSSVASRGLLEDALMVMSQSSGQLDAMAEAEVCRSTPKKQPNLTDLLEDRIRGLSKMEARRGSSSSSSSCSSSFLGLSAPGGPPSSASLDRWEYMGNSRPSIASGPNQAETLNRCESPEVGYSSLVKAYSSLSLTVPQSPERFSPADLRAGSLLSDCSSEESTDSFSPDPVLDDGPKCRHLHHHYHCGGPYPTSRPELGQHSPHGPSISQTKPQGFGLDDLPLTFTSPYTSPHPFKPTSAKYIPPLLQHPSSLSSFSREFSARPPQMPPSQSSPLGHLWQEGGVQDSRVYQGSPLQSRRSYSGINQQPQLQMNWDPXRYQQKPCYDTFALQSLPDVHEKPWHSPWGRHSSPCGFSAPPIPQVTSSPSIPTHKSHPPPLPPPAHQHQKSSGLGRYQDLRERLFINLCGIFPPDLVRLVMTRNPHMMDAQELAAAILMVKLQHS